Proteins from one Verrucomicrobiia bacterium genomic window:
- a CDS encoding UvrD-helicase domain-containing protein, whose product MPSDNSARHRFETEIHRNFCIAAGAGTGKTTSIVRRICHLATHTSTHSNQDDPLSRLVVVTYGKLAAEKLKIRTQNLLIEQLTANSELHPLLNRLKKAYFGTIHSFCLKLLTQEGHHLGLPSDLDLIDDSAELWTTFCESQELKELQLPEEPLNKFLRHFTFETLLQIASKIKPADARKRLQKQISFSLPVLHFTPDQPLKGRGAESTAKNQTHLMKWLDAFHANQKFLEIPFYDKGSKFFKDQAQHTFYPYLNALSEIALFLASHVALAYQTFRVKERKITYDDQIQWCHQLLQSPESLERLRARRYIILLDEAQDTDSDMFSILVELARPAKSLPFQWPQNLQAPPPESGRFSFVGDNQQTIYSNRADVATYTRYTQAYENQPDSECLEFSVTQRCPQHIVQTVNHVFPHRLTQSHVQFRELIHKPTSHPGFSIALHFTSTTTPSLETKEAFISECHGVAQWLTKHPLQQLLKSASWNWNDVAVLCPRIEWLEQARQIFDLYQLPTVSLSQKQPAFLTPALSWPTMLLYTLFHPYDRFELLGVLREIFVISDIELAQAHLQLSEGLNLYSQTPHHPKLQAALTFLQNLKEICSSETLPLSLSQKVQQVFEQTQLADRLQAIDESLESLEYILNQACMAEIQGVSFLSFVKQLTEQLKNPAPLFSTPNDAIQFLTSMKAKGLEWPIVIALGMNRRIYHAPETYPKIKRHPETQELKIQVHPYQKDCDDEAITKKAQREELQRLLYVTFTRAKKVLIVPQAQALYANETDFTFSNLVDWEALPANTFSQIIEIDACLK is encoded by the coding sequence ATGCCTTCCGACAACTCGGCCCGACACCGTTTTGAAACCGAGATTCATCGCAATTTCTGTATCGCTGCAGGCGCGGGCACAGGTAAAACCACTTCGATTGTTCGTCGCATTTGTCATTTAGCCACTCACACCTCTACTCATTCCAATCAAGATGATCCTTTAAGCCGACTCGTTGTTGTAACTTATGGAAAACTAGCTGCAGAAAAATTAAAAATTCGCACCCAAAACCTATTAATCGAACAACTCACCGCCAACTCAGAACTTCACCCATTACTCAATCGATTAAAAAAAGCCTATTTCGGAACCATTCACAGTTTTTGCCTGAAACTTCTCACGCAAGAAGGACATCATCTCGGATTACCAAGCGATTTAGATTTGATCGACGATTCCGCTGAATTATGGACAACTTTTTGTGAAAGCCAGGAACTTAAAGAACTTCAATTACCCGAAGAACCTCTAAATAAATTTCTTCGCCATTTCACTTTCGAAACCTTATTGCAAATAGCCTCCAAAATAAAACCTGCTGACGCTCGAAAGCGCTTGCAAAAACAAATCTCTTTTTCATTACCTGTTCTACATTTTACACCTGATCAACCTCTAAAAGGTCGAGGCGCAGAAAGCACAGCTAAAAATCAGACTCATTTAATGAAGTGGTTGGATGCTTTTCATGCTAATCAAAAATTTTTAGAAATTCCTTTTTACGACAAAGGCTCAAAATTTTTTAAAGATCAGGCACAGCATACTTTTTATCCCTACCTTAATGCCCTATCAGAAATAGCTCTCTTCCTTGCGTCTCACGTTGCCTTGGCTTACCAAACATTCCGAGTCAAAGAACGAAAAATTACTTACGATGATCAAATTCAATGGTGTCACCAACTTCTTCAGTCACCGGAAAGTCTAGAGCGTCTACGCGCGCGTCGTTACATCATTTTATTAGACGAGGCACAAGACACCGATTCCGACATGTTCTCCATATTAGTCGAATTGGCTCGTCCTGCGAAAAGTTTACCTTTTCAATGGCCACAAAACCTTCAAGCGCCTCCACCCGAATCGGGTCGTTTTTCCTTTGTGGGTGATAATCAACAAACCATTTATAGCAACCGCGCTGATGTAGCAACCTACACGCGTTACACTCAAGCCTATGAAAATCAACCCGACAGCGAATGCTTGGAATTTTCCGTCACACAGCGTTGCCCTCAACATATCGTGCAAACGGTAAACCATGTATTTCCTCACCGTCTCACACAAAGCCATGTTCAATTTCGTGAATTGATTCATAAACCCACTTCTCATCCTGGATTCTCGATAGCTCTCCATTTTACTTCTACTACAACTCCTTCGCTCGAAACTAAGGAAGCATTTATAAGTGAATGCCATGGGGTCGCTCAATGGCTCACCAAACACCCGTTACAACAACTACTCAAAAGTGCTTCATGGAACTGGAATGACGTAGCAGTATTGTGCCCTCGAATTGAATGGCTCGAACAAGCCAGACAAATTTTTGACCTCTACCAACTTCCCACAGTCAGTCTCTCTCAAAAACAACCTGCTTTTTTAACTCCTGCTTTGAGCTGGCCAACTATGCTCCTTTACACGCTTTTTCATCCTTACGATCGTTTTGAATTGTTGGGAGTTTTGAGAGAAATTTTTGTCATTTCGGACATAGAATTAGCTCAAGCGCACTTGCAATTATCTGAAGGTCTTAACCTTTACAGTCAAACGCCCCATCATCCCAAACTCCAAGCTGCGTTGACTTTCCTACAAAATTTAAAAGAAATTTGTTCCTCAGAAACGCTTCCACTAAGTTTAAGCCAAAAAGTTCAACAAGTTTTTGAGCAAACGCAATTAGCTGATCGTTTACAAGCAATTGATGAATCATTAGAATCTTTAGAATATATCCTGAATCAAGCTTGCATGGCTGAAATTCAAGGCGTCTCTTTTTTAAGTTTTGTAAAACAACTGACCGAACAATTAAAAAATCCTGCTCCCCTTTTCTCTACTCCAAATGACGCCATTCAATTCTTAACTAGCATGAAAGCAAAGGGATTAGAATGGCCTATTGTCATAGCCTTAGGCATGAACCGTCGCATCTATCACGCGCCCGAAACTTATCCCAAAATCAAACGCCATCCGGAAACACAAGAATTAAAAATTCAAGTTCATCCTTACCAAAAAGATTGTGACGACGAAGCCATCACAAAAAAAGCGCAACGAGAAGAATTACAACGTCTTTTATATGTCACTTTTACTCGCGCTAAAAAGGTGTTAATTGTGCCCCAAGCTCAAGCACTTTATGCTAATGAAACAGATTTCACCTTTTCTAACTTAGTCGACTGGGAAGCGTTGCCAGCTAACACTTTTTCTCAAATCATTGAAATTGATGCGTGCTTGAAATAG
- a CDS encoding SRPBCC family protein: MIKKTFWGLLLVFGALFIVATFMPQQWKVEKSTVIQKDASVIYPYVLNFKEWEKWSAWTKEDYDPTITYSYEGTEGEIGFKQYWQGKRGSGILTLTQFIPNRFVQYRLDMDQYTLNGGIELLPQGSGTLVTWRCYGDNGKNPISKSMQLVFTPLIEEDFRKGLAKLKAQLEQAP; encoded by the coding sequence ATGATTAAAAAAACTTTCTGGGGATTACTCTTGGTTTTTGGCGCTCTTTTTATCGTTGCCACTTTCATGCCCCAGCAATGGAAAGTTGAAAAGTCGACAGTCATTCAAAAAGATGCATCCGTTATTTACCCTTATGTTTTGAACTTTAAAGAGTGGGAAAAATGGTCTGCGTGGACCAAAGAAGATTACGATCCTACCATCACTTATAGCTACGAAGGAACGGAAGGCGAAATTGGTTTTAAACAATATTGGCAAGGTAAAAGAGGTTCTGGCATTTTAACCTTAACCCAATTCATTCCCAATCGCTTTGTTCAATATCGACTTGATATGGATCAATACACCTTAAACGGCGGCATAGAACTTCTCCCTCAAGGCTCAGGCACTTTAGTCACCTGGCGCTGTTACGGTGATAATGGCAAAAATCCTATCTCAAAATCCATGCAGCTCGTCTTTACACCGCTCATTGAAGAGGATTTCAGAAAAGGCCTCGCTAAACTCAAAGCGCAACTGGAACAGGCCCCTTAA
- a CDS encoding alkaline phosphatase, whose translation MATRIQLTLAAVVACFGVFAFFYIKSYVTPKPHGVIVFLVHGLSPELLTLSRAYDEGLKHELYLDQLTDVALLKTYSADSLIPDEAAATMAIATGKKTPNDTLGFDTKNHRLDNLVYRAQRKGRQTGLITTGNVTDPTPAAFYANTKNLANRTEIAAQFMDSSQLDILMGGGKSVFRPPSESYPIGLRQDGRNLMQEAKQRKFSVIENADELEDLSVWRAGRVLGLFDDAELPYRADLSYWFPNQKRPTQHPLLSDMVRRAIELLQYRVGGYLLVVDSALTTRAIAQNQAKRAVGEILDLDIAVKTARKYAGKNALILVISGYNMGGLTVHGSFPATAKGNIFFESQTNSISTITWMSGPGALPRTPKEQAEWQRLQQQGLLQTNSLTPDYRQTAFLQSPQALPTAGDSLVLASGPGAEKIHGILENTDLFEMINSEL comes from the coding sequence ATGGCAACACGCATTCAATTAACCTTAGCAGCCGTTGTCGCTTGCTTTGGGGTATTCGCGTTTTTTTATATCAAAAGCTATGTGACGCCTAAACCTCATGGCGTCATAGTTTTTTTAGTTCATGGATTAAGTCCAGAACTTTTAACTTTATCACGCGCTTACGATGAAGGATTAAAACATGAACTCTATCTGGATCAACTTACCGATGTCGCGCTTCTAAAAACTTACTCCGCAGACAGTCTCATTCCTGATGAAGCAGCCGCCACGATGGCCATCGCTACGGGCAAAAAAACGCCCAACGACACACTAGGATTCGACACCAAAAATCATCGTCTCGATAACTTGGTCTATCGCGCACAACGCAAAGGACGGCAAACAGGTCTCATTACCACGGGAAATGTAACCGATCCCACTCCTGCCGCTTTTTATGCTAATACCAAAAATCTTGCTAATCGCACGGAAATCGCAGCTCAATTCATGGATTCTTCTCAACTTGATATTCTTATGGGCGGCGGGAAAAGTGTTTTTCGTCCCCCCTCCGAAAGTTATCCAATAGGCTTGCGCCAAGATGGACGTAATCTCATGCAAGAAGCGAAACAAAGAAAATTTTCTGTCATCGAAAATGCGGATGAATTGGAAGATTTATCGGTTTGGAGAGCGGGTCGCGTGCTGGGTCTTTTCGATGATGCCGAACTGCCTTATCGCGCCGATCTTTCCTATTGGTTTCCCAATCAAAAACGTCCCACTCAACACCCGTTATTATCAGACATGGTGCGACGCGCCATTGAACTGTTACAATATCGAGTGGGCGGCTATTTGCTTGTAGTGGATAGCGCTCTAACGACTCGCGCCATTGCTCAAAATCAAGCCAAACGCGCTGTCGGAGAAATTTTGGATCTGGATATCGCCGTAAAAACCGCCCGAAAATATGCTGGCAAAAATGCGCTTATCCTCGTTATTTCCGGTTACAATATGGGTGGATTAACAGTGCACGGTTCTTTCCCGGCCACAGCAAAAGGCAACATCTTTTTTGAATCTCAAACCAATAGTATATCCACCATCACTTGGATGAGCGGCCCTGGAGCATTACCTCGAACCCCCAAAGAACAAGCAGAATGGCAACGCTTGCAACAGCAAGGTTTGCTCCAAACCAATTCGCTCACACCCGACTATCGCCAAACCGCCTTTCTTCAATCGCCTCAAGCTCTGCCTACCGCCGGCGATAGTTTGGTGCTTGCTTCTGGCCCCGGCGCAGAAAAAATTCATGGCATATTGGAAAATACAGACTTATTTGAAATGATTAACAGTGAGTTATAA
- a CDS encoding type II secretion system F family protein, with protein sequence MPNYNYIAIDPRGQQVAGSLDAPNETEAASLIKLEGYFPTQITEAAVAGIETEATGITTQKKSLFGPGKISSKALTVFTRQLATLIDAGLPLLRGLHTLANQEKNKTLRGAIVEMSSSVEGGSTFSEAMASHPNLFNKLYVNMVKAGEVGGVLEVVLTRLAEFQEKAQKIKNKVISAMIYPVIVLCIAILILTFLLIFIVPKFQEIFRDMLGDKPLPPLTEFVVAASNLMKNNFLIIVAVVVGLIIGYKLFARTASGHALLDRAKLKFPLLGVLVRLTAISRFARTLGTLVSSGVPILQALNITRETAGNQVLANAIAQVHDSVKEGESVAVPLEASGVFPPMVISMIGIGEETGRLPDMLIKVADVYEDEVDNAVAGLTSLLEPLMIVFLALIVGVIVVALFLPLISIIQELSAQSSG encoded by the coding sequence ATGCCCAATTATAATTATATCGCAATTGATCCCCGAGGCCAACAAGTTGCCGGCTCCTTGGACGCGCCTAATGAAACGGAAGCTGCCTCCCTCATTAAACTCGAAGGCTACTTTCCCACACAAATTACTGAAGCCGCAGTCGCAGGCATCGAAACCGAAGCAACCGGCATTACCACACAAAAAAAATCTTTGTTTGGCCCAGGAAAAATATCCAGCAAAGCGTTAACCGTTTTCACCCGACAATTAGCCACTTTAATCGATGCCGGATTACCTCTTTTGCGCGGTCTTCACACCTTGGCAAACCAAGAAAAAAATAAAACACTTCGCGGCGCGATTGTTGAAATGTCGAGTTCCGTAGAAGGCGGTAGCACTTTTTCTGAAGCTATGGCTTCGCATCCCAATCTTTTTAACAAACTCTACGTTAACATGGTCAAAGCTGGTGAAGTCGGAGGTGTTTTGGAAGTGGTATTAACGCGTTTGGCAGAGTTTCAAGAAAAAGCTCAAAAAATTAAGAATAAAGTGATTTCGGCCATGATTTATCCCGTCATTGTTTTGTGTATTGCGATTCTTATCCTCACTTTCTTGCTCATTTTTATTGTGCCTAAATTCCAAGAAATTTTTCGCGATATGTTAGGCGATAAACCTCTCCCTCCCCTGACCGAATTCGTCGTTGCAGCCAGCAACTTAATGAAAAACAATTTCTTAATCATTGTTGCCGTGGTAGTGGGTTTAATTATTGGCTATAAACTTTTTGCCCGCACCGCTTCAGGACACGCTCTTTTGGATCGCGCCAAACTGAAATTTCCCTTGTTAGGCGTTTTAGTGCGTCTGACCGCTATTTCACGATTCGCTCGCACATTAGGCACGTTGGTTTCTAGCGGCGTTCCCATTTTGCAAGCGCTTAATATTACTCGCGAAACGGCCGGCAACCAAGTTTTAGCCAACGCTATTGCCCAAGTTCATGACAGTGTAAAAGAAGGAGAAAGCGTAGCCGTTCCTTTGGAGGCTTCGGGCGTGTTCCCCCCTATGGTGATTAGCATGATCGGCATTGGTGAAGAAACCGGACGCTTGCCTGACATGCTCATTAAAGTAGCCGATGTTTATGAGGACGAAGTGGATAATGCTGTTGCGGGACTCACTTCACTTTTGGAACCATTGATGATTGTATTTTTGGCGTTGATCGTAGGTGTAATTGTCGTGGCGCTTTTCTTGCCTTTGATCAGCATCATTCAAGAACTCAGCGCGCAATCTTCAGGCTAG
- a CDS encoding GspE/PulE family protein, producing METDPLLSFLSEQGQLTPDQFQEVYEEHHRSGKPIPDVLYDFGIFDETSLYQTLANLLGMPFIDLNSIEFRPDILSQIDPQTIRLQEALPINYDSNSITIVLTDPLNIQVRDDLSFATNKEINISVALPSQIREKLQSYFGHVKVSAADIVQEIAPDIAKGDLEQAANAAPIVKFVNTVLMQAIQARASDIHFEPFESEFKIRYRVDGALYEMTPPPKSLALSVTSRIKVMSALNIAERRIPQDGRIQTTMAGRNVDLRVSTLPTQFGESVVLRVLDRSTVNLSLETLGMPKKIFDYICNIIEKPNGIFIVTGPTGSGKTTTLYSCLNRINTIDSKLLTVEDPVEYDIEGIQQIPVNEGIGLTFARVLRAFLRQDPDRIMVGETRDVETATIAIQASLTGHLVLSSLHTNDAPGAITRLIDMGVEPYLISSSLEGILAQRLIRKICPECRTPYEPDEAALSTINLSPHDVGDRVFYYGRGCSNCNGTGYKGRKGIYELLDVTDPIRELINARSPSIVIRQKAIELGMQTLREDGLRCIFDGETTIEEVVKYT from the coding sequence ATGGAAACCGATCCTCTTCTTTCTTTTCTTTCGGAGCAAGGCCAATTAACACCTGACCAATTTCAGGAAGTTTACGAAGAACATCATCGCTCCGGTAAACCTATTCCTGACGTTCTATACGATTTTGGCATCTTTGATGAAACAAGCCTTTATCAAACCTTAGCAAACTTGTTAGGCATGCCTTTTATTGATCTTAATAGCATCGAATTTCGACCTGATATTCTTAGCCAAATTGATCCTCAAACCATTCGTCTTCAAGAAGCCTTACCCATCAACTACGATTCCAATTCTATTACTATTGTTTTAACCGATCCATTAAATATTCAAGTTCGCGATGATCTAAGTTTTGCCACCAACAAAGAAATTAACATTTCAGTAGCGTTGCCGTCCCAAATTCGAGAAAAACTGCAAAGTTACTTCGGGCACGTCAAAGTTTCTGCCGCGGATATCGTTCAAGAAATTGCACCTGATATTGCCAAAGGCGATCTGGAACAAGCCGCGAATGCGGCTCCTATTGTCAAATTCGTTAACACCGTGTTGATGCAAGCCATTCAAGCGCGAGCAAGCGACATTCATTTTGAACCGTTTGAAAGCGAATTCAAAATTCGTTACCGCGTCGATGGCGCTTTGTATGAGATGACGCCACCGCCTAAATCGCTAGCGCTTTCGGTCACTTCACGAATTAAGGTTATGTCAGCACTCAACATCGCTGAGCGTCGCATCCCTCAAGACGGTCGCATACAAACTACTATGGCGGGACGCAATGTGGATTTGCGCGTTTCGACACTTCCCACGCAGTTTGGGGAAAGTGTGGTTCTGCGCGTGCTCGATCGTTCTACAGTTAATCTATCGCTTGAAACGTTGGGCATGCCGAAAAAAATTTTTGATTATATTTGCAATATCATCGAAAAACCCAACGGCATTTTTATTGTGACAGGTCCTACGGGTTCAGGAAAAACGACGACTCTTTATTCTTGTTTGAATCGCATCAATACTATCGACTCAAAATTACTCACGGTCGAAGATCCAGTGGAATATGACATCGAAGGCATTCAACAAATTCCTGTGAACGAAGGAATCGGCCTGACTTTTGCGCGAGTCTTGCGCGCTTTCTTGCGACAAGATCCCGATCGCATCATGGTTGGAGAAACGCGTGATGTGGAAACAGCCACCATTGCCATTCAAGCTTCGCTCACAGGCCATTTGGTGTTAAGCTCATTACACACTAACGATGCTCCAGGTGCAATCACGCGCTTGATCGATATGGGAGTGGAACCTTATTTAATTTCTTCATCGCTCGAAGGAATTCTCGCACAACGCCTGATTCGCAAAATTTGTCCTGAATGCCGCACCCCTTACGAACCCGACGAAGCCGCCTTGAGCACTATCAATCTTTCCCCACACGATGTAGGCGATCGAGTTTTTTATTACGGTCGCGGTTGCTCCAATTGTAATGGAACCGGATACAAAGGTCGAAAAGGTATTTATGAACTTTTGGATGTTACCGATCCGATTCGGGAGTTGATTAACGCCCGTTCCCCTTCTATTGTCATTCGTCAAAAGGCAATCGAACTAGGCATGCAAACTTTACGAGAAGATGGTCTACGTTGTATTTTTGATGGTGAAACCACAATTGAGGAGGTAGTAAAATATACCTAA
- the tadA gene encoding Flp pilus assembly complex ATPase component TadA produces MAGHEPIVLDLLKDVGLITDQDIESAKAEAQNNRQSVLDILVGTGHLTQLDVTKAIANTAGIEFIDRIEDIPEEVIHSVPKHIAKRYRFFPLERMENLLRIALSDPFDLETIDSISFLLKTEIDPVVVPLTEIERALVEHYGSLSDLEEEKENEALEGPDLTNVSAEDAPIIKLVHSLILEAHKSRASDIHIEPLEKKLRVRYRIDGVLQEMQGPPKSLQSAIVSRIKIMSNMSIAEKRLPQDGRIQLSVGAKTIDLRVSSVPTNHGESIVMRILDKGSLMLGLPELGFLSDDQQVIERILGFADGIFLVTGPTGSGKTTTLYGCLNYLNKPDRKIITAEDPVEYILPGINQVQINEDVDMTFAAALRSMLRQAPNIIMVGEIRDAETANIAINASLTGHLVFSTLHTNDAPGAITRLVDIGVKPFLVASSLKAVMAQRLVRKLCPKCKQPHDPSESELQSLGIKPSQITEANFMEAVGCEACLGSGYKGRLGIFEIFVLNDEARRMITENASHAELRARARQLGMRTLREDGIRKVLAGITSVSEVLSATMGDKA; encoded by the coding sequence ATGGCAGGACATGAGCCGATAGTTTTGGATTTATTAAAGGATGTTGGACTCATCACAGATCAAGACATCGAATCGGCCAAGGCGGAAGCTCAAAACAATCGTCAAAGCGTTCTGGATATTTTAGTCGGAACAGGTCATCTCACTCAGCTGGATGTGACAAAAGCCATCGCCAATACCGCTGGCATCGAATTTATCGATCGCATTGAAGACATTCCCGAAGAAGTCATTCATTCCGTTCCGAAACATATCGCCAAGCGTTACCGATTTTTCCCTTTAGAGCGAATGGAAAATTTATTGCGAATTGCTTTGTCCGATCCATTTGATCTGGAAACCATCGACAGTATTTCATTTTTATTAAAAACCGAAATTGACCCGGTTGTTGTGCCTCTGACAGAAATTGAACGCGCCTTAGTGGAGCATTACGGTTCGTTAAGCGATTTAGAAGAAGAAAAAGAAAACGAAGCATTAGAAGGACCCGATCTCACGAACGTTTCTGCGGAGGATGCTCCCATTATTAAACTCGTGCATTCTTTAATTCTTGAAGCCCATAAATCGCGAGCGAGCGATATTCATATCGAACCGTTGGAAAAAAAACTGCGAGTTCGCTATCGCATTGATGGTGTTTTGCAAGAAATGCAAGGTCCGCCAAAAAGTTTGCAATCAGCCATTGTCAGTCGCATCAAAATCATGTCTAACATGAGCATTGCAGAAAAACGTCTACCTCAAGACGGCCGAATTCAACTCTCGGTAGGCGCCAAAACTATTGATCTTCGTGTTTCCAGTGTGCCCACCAATCATGGGGAAAGTATTGTCATGCGTATTTTGGACAAAGGTAGTCTCATGCTGGGCTTGCCTGAACTGGGTTTCCTTTCCGACGATCAACAGGTTATCGAACGCATTCTTGGTTTTGCCGATGGCATTTTTCTTGTAACCGGTCCTACGGGTTCAGGAAAAACTACCACGCTTTACGGCTGTCTGAATTATCTGAATAAGCCCGATCGCAAAATCATCACAGCGGAAGATCCCGTCGAATATATTTTGCCTGGCATTAATCAAGTGCAGATCAATGAAGATGTCGATATGACATTCGCTGCTGCTTTGCGCTCGATGCTGCGTCAAGCCCCTAACATTATCATGGTGGGTGAAATTCGCGATGCAGAAACCGCAAACATTGCTATCAATGCCTCGCTAACAGGTCATTTAGTCTTCAGCACCTTGCACACTAACGATGCTCCAGGCGCCATCACGCGTTTGGTCGATATCGGCGTAAAACCCTTTTTAGTCGCTTCATCATTAAAAGCGGTCATGGCCCAACGACTCGTTAGAAAACTTTGCCCGAAATGTAAACAACCTCACGATCCCTCCGAATCCGAACTACAATCACTCGGCATTAAACCCAGCCAAATTACCGAGGCAAACTTTATGGAAGCCGTGGGATGCGAAGCCTGTTTAGGTAGCGGCTACAAAGGTCGCTTGGGTATTTTTGAAATTTTTGTTCTCAATGATGAAGCACGTCGCATGATCACAGAAAATGCTTCTCACGCAGAACTTCGAGCACGCGCACGACAACTTGGCATGAGAACTTTGCGCGAAGATGGCATCCGCAAAGTGCTAGCGGGCATCACCTCGGTTTCGGAAGTATTGTCAGCTACTATGGGAGATAAAGCTTAA
- the kdsA gene encoding 3-deoxy-8-phosphooctulonate synthase: MRKNANPNQFLFIGGPCVIESEKLCFQVAEKLCEVSHEVGFHFVFKASYDKANRTSHASFRGLGMREGLAILEKVKSRFQIPILTDVHSVEEVKPVSEVADILQIPAFLCRQTDLLVAAAQSGRKVNVKKGQFLSPWDVKPILEKLRSAGAKKYFITERGTTFGYNNLVVDMRGLFWMKQLGASVIFDATHAVQRPGGLGRATGGDRELAPVLARAAMAVGIDGLFFEAHPQPEKALSDGPNQLLLKDVPKILRELAAIRKVVREG, from the coding sequence ATGCGAAAAAATGCGAATCCTAATCAGTTCCTTTTTATTGGGGGGCCTTGTGTTATTGAATCAGAAAAACTTTGTTTTCAAGTTGCCGAAAAGTTATGTGAAGTCTCCCATGAAGTGGGATTTCATTTTGTTTTTAAGGCAAGTTACGATAAAGCGAATCGCACGTCTCATGCGAGTTTTCGAGGGTTGGGAATGAGGGAGGGGCTGGCCATTTTGGAAAAGGTGAAAAGCCGATTTCAAATTCCCATTTTAACGGATGTGCATTCTGTTGAAGAAGTGAAACCAGTTTCAGAAGTGGCCGATATTTTGCAGATTCCTGCTTTTTTGTGTCGTCAGACCGATTTGCTTGTTGCAGCGGCCCAAAGTGGGCGCAAGGTTAACGTGAAAAAAGGTCAATTTTTGAGTCCGTGGGATGTAAAACCTATTTTGGAAAAATTAAGAAGCGCGGGTGCCAAGAAATATTTTATTACTGAGCGCGGTACGACGTTTGGTTATAATAATTTAGTGGTGGACATGCGCGGTTTGTTTTGGATGAAGCAATTAGGCGCCTCAGTTATTTTTGATGCCACACATGCCGTGCAACGACCGGGGGGATTAGGTCGAGCAACGGGCGGCGATCGCGAATTGGCGCCTGTGTTGGCGCGCGCTGCGATGGCGGTGGGGATTGATGGGTTGTTTTTTGAGGCGCATCCTCAACCGGAGAAAGCTTTATCAGATGGACCGAATCAATTATTATTAAAAGATGTGCCGAAAATTTTGCGTGAGTTGGCCGCGATTCGAAAAGTAGTGAGGGAGGGATAG
- a CDS encoding MBL fold metallo-hydrolase: MKKIMILGLLLSLGMTRGGAQEWQRSVQAKLTWLGHGYFIVTTATGIHVAIDPYDRNLFPYQLPASLEADIVLITHESNEANAAEQVGGNPQVYRSATGLGLNVANGMRFFGTRSQRSNGANNVIFSFRTGDIRIAHLGALGQKLSGDDLESIGPIDIVIAPIGHPLSLLPEEMVETVKALGAKVLVPAFFATSYSKNFRLGSLEEFLKKNPEIPVKELNSNELILSSAKLPKSLQVWVLKTPSDAPTLPEKSKDDKAQKKPEAHSETTP; this comes from the coding sequence ATGAAAAAAATAATGATTTTAGGTCTTTTATTGAGTTTGGGAATGACTCGCGGAGGGGCTCAGGAGTGGCAGCGTTCCGTTCAAGCGAAATTAACTTGGTTGGGACATGGTTATTTTATTGTAACGACGGCTACGGGTATTCACGTTGCGATTGATCCTTATGATCGCAATTTATTTCCTTATCAATTACCGGCCTCTCTCGAGGCGGATATTGTTTTGATCACGCATGAATCCAACGAGGCTAATGCGGCAGAGCAAGTCGGTGGTAATCCGCAGGTTTATCGCAGCGCTACCGGTTTAGGACTCAATGTTGCCAATGGCATGCGATTTTTTGGCACTCGTAGCCAAAGGAGTAATGGCGCGAATAATGTGATTTTTTCTTTTCGAACGGGCGATATTCGGATCGCGCATCTAGGCGCTTTAGGTCAAAAATTAAGCGGCGATGATTTGGAGTCGATCGGTCCTATTGATATTGTTATTGCTCCTATCGGCCATCCTTTATCTTTGTTGCCTGAAGAGATGGTGGAAACGGTAAAAGCTCTTGGCGCAAAAGTTTTGGTGCCGGCTTTTTTTGCGACATCTTATTCTAAGAATTTTCGTTTGGGCTCGTTAGAAGAATTTTTAAAGAAAAATCCGGAAATCCCGGTAAAAGAATTGAACTCGAATGAGTTAATTCTTTCCTCGGCTAAATTGCCAAAATCGTTGCAGGTTTGGGTTTTAAAAACGCCTTCTGATGCGCCAACCCTACCTGAAAAGTCGAAAGATGATAAGGCCCAGAAAAAACCGGAAGCTCATTCTGAAACAACGCCTTAA